A window from Bdellovibrionales bacterium encodes these proteins:
- a CDS encoding RsmD family RNA methyltransferase, with protein MSSINPHYTFNYSQPEEYRFSHDSVFLARRVFELLEGKDLSSQRGLDLCAGSGIIGMDFLFHRRAADKSLPRDFDFLEIQDVYLPHFQENLKRLGELPTQCHFLRRNYDDLQKPEFTGKYDLILCNPPYFLQGQGKLSTSEFKNRCRFFIDSDLKNLLLGIANCLNRKGAAYVLLRDLPEHRWNVLEEAQKICQGKLQIELLGDIRGTHFVKLRTV; from the coding sequence ATGTCCTCTATTAATCCCCATTACACGTTTAATTACTCCCAGCCGGAAGAATACCGTTTCTCGCATGATTCGGTCTTTCTCGCGCGCCGGGTGTTTGAACTGCTCGAGGGAAAGGATTTGAGCTCGCAGCGCGGGCTGGATCTGTGCGCGGGCTCGGGGATTATCGGCATGGACTTCTTGTTTCATCGCCGGGCTGCAGACAAAAGCCTGCCGAGGGATTTTGATTTCCTCGAAATTCAAGATGTCTATCTACCGCACTTTCAGGAAAATCTAAAACGCCTGGGAGAGTTGCCAACGCAATGTCATTTTTTGCGGAGAAACTACGATGACTTGCAGAAGCCTGAATTTACAGGAAAGTACGATTTGATTCTTTGCAATCCGCCGTACTTCTTGCAAGGACAGGGAAAGCTTTCGACTTCGGAGTTTAAAAATCGCTGCCGTTTCTTTATTGATTCGGATTTAAAGAATCTTTTGCTGGGAATTGCGAACTGTTTAAATCGCAAAGGGGCTGCGTACGTGCTTCTTCGTGATTTGCCGGAGCATCGCTGGAATGTGCTCGAAGAAGCGCAGAAAATCTGTCAGGGAAAATTGCAAATAGAGCTCCTCGGAGATATCCGAGGAACTCATTTTGTGAAATTACGAACGGTTTGA
- a CDS encoding alpha/beta fold hydrolase: MKLLLSLILIIAACNTTEKRQTASQEVSRSPWFFETTTYNIRNPLFDDVELRTGYYVESTPLKGCILYLEGLADSVANQAPLFNHLSKNGYRVIFFDYMGQGASGGSMNNTRIVDSANESLQISTQAKYIWSKYVDKKDELNGQDCSHSKKFVMGWSTGGLAAYTLVHEGWADAVAMITPGIHVKAFVGESATDKSLMLTFKQTISERTLTRNTFSGTFDPHIEPIKPISPAVIPLFAANLMISSKLSQKWKVPAAIPGIAFLSGTNDTYVDREAISKTLKKNAPHFEQVKYDGALHELQNEMPEVSSDLYARTVRFFDGLTAGSPAAPGMAL; the protein is encoded by the coding sequence ATGAAACTACTTTTAAGTTTAATCCTCATTATTGCCGCTTGTAACACCACTGAAAAACGCCAGACCGCGAGCCAAGAAGTCTCACGCTCGCCATGGTTTTTTGAAACCACCACCTACAACATCAGGAATCCTCTCTTTGACGATGTTGAGTTACGTACGGGTTACTATGTCGAGTCAACGCCACTGAAGGGTTGCATTCTCTATCTTGAAGGCCTCGCGGACTCTGTCGCAAATCAAGCGCCTCTCTTTAATCATCTCAGCAAGAACGGATACCGCGTGATCTTCTTTGATTACATGGGACAAGGCGCTTCCGGCGGATCGATGAATAACACCCGCATTGTTGATTCGGCGAATGAATCTCTGCAGATCTCAACCCAGGCGAAATATATTTGGTCGAAGTACGTAGATAAGAAAGATGAACTCAACGGCCAGGACTGCTCGCACAGCAAGAAATTCGTGATGGGCTGGTCAACCGGTGGTCTTGCTGCTTATACACTGGTGCATGAAGGCTGGGCCGATGCTGTTGCGATGATCACGCCGGGCATTCATGTGAAAGCCTTTGTTGGCGAGTCTGCAACGGACAAATCCTTGATGCTCACGTTCAAGCAGACCATCAGCGAAAGAACTCTGACGCGTAATACGTTTAGCGGCACCTTTGATCCACACATCGAGCCGATCAAGCCGATTTCTCCAGCGGTGATTCCGCTTTTTGCAGCAAACCTGATGATCTCATCGAAGCTTTCACAGAAATGGAAAGTGCCAGCGGCGATTCCCGGGATCGCTTTCCTCTCAGGAACCAATGACACTTACGTTGATCGTGAGGCGATTTCTAAGACTCTCAAGAAAAACGCTCCGCACTTTGAACAAGTAAAATACGATGGCGCTCTTCATGAATTGCAAAATGAAATGCCGGAAGTGTCTTCAGATCTTTATGCGCGAACAGTGCGCTTCTTCGATGGCTTGACTGCGGGCTCACCGGCGGCCCCAGGAATGGCATTATAA